In Bacteroidia bacterium, the DNA window TCAACTAAGTTACTCAGGCATAGCACCAAAATTTGGAACTGCTTTTTGCCTGGTTATTCGTTAATTTACTTCGTCAAATATGGTAGTATATTCTGTACATATTCAAGTAGAACCTGATATAGAAAATACTTGGTTAAAATGGATGCTCAAAAAACATATCCCAGATGTGATGAACGTGGGCATATTTACTCATAGAACGGTTATTAAACTGCACATTCCAGATAGTTCCCAATATCGCATTGACTATTTTGCGGATAGTCTTGAAAAGTACCACGAATATCAGCAGAAATATGCTAAAACCTTACAGGAAGAACATTTAGCGCTTTTTGGGGATAAAACTAAGGTTCATAGTCGTACTATAGGAATTATTTTGTAGGGATTTGCTACTTTTGCGGCATGGAGTTAAAAGACACTCGTTCAGGTTTTGGGGCTGCTTTGGAATTTTTAGGCCAGCAAAATCCGAAGGTGGTAGGTTTGTGTGCAGATTTAACAGGTTCTCTGATGATGACAGCTTTCAAAAATAAATTTCCTGAGCGTTTTTTCCAAGCAGGTGTAGCGGAAGCTAACATGATAGGCGTAGCGGCTGGTTTAGCTACACAAGGTAAAATTCCTTTCGCTGCCACATTTGCTAATTTTGCCACAGGCCGCGTATTTGACCAAATTCGCCAGTCCGTAGCTTATTCATACAAAAATGTAAAAATTTGTGCTTCGCATGCAGGTTTAACCTTGGGTGAAGATGGCGCTACGCACCAAATTTTAGAGGATATCGGATTGATGCGCATGCTCCCTAATATGACCGTCATTAACCCCGCTGACTATCATCAAACTTATTTAGCTACCTTAGCTATTGCAGAGTATTACGGACCTGTATATTTACGTTTTGGCAGACCCAAAGTCCCTGTTTTTACAGATATTAACGCAAAGTTTGAAATTGGTAAAGCAGTATGCTTTAAACAGGGTAGAGATGTATCTATTTTTGCTACGG includes these proteins:
- a CDS encoding DUF4286 family protein, whose translation is MVVYSVHIQVEPDIENTWLKWMLKKHIPDVMNVGIFTHRTVIKLHIPDSSQYRIDYFADSLEKYHEYQQKYAKTLQEEHLALFGDKTKVHSRTIGIIL
- a CDS encoding transketolase family protein; protein product: MELKDTRSGFGAALEFLGQQNPKVVGLCADLTGSLMMTAFKNKFPERFFQAGVAEANMIGVAAGLATQGKIPFAATFANFATGRVFDQIRQSVAYSYKNVKICASHAGLTLGEDGATHQILEDIGLMRMLPNMTVINPADYHQTYLATLAIAEYYGPVYLRFGRPKVPVFTDINAKFEIGKAVCFKQGRDVSIFATGHLLYKALQAASILAQRGIDAEVINVHTIKPLDEEMILDSVSKTKRVVSAEEHQKNGGLGDAIAQLLAQKMPVRMRMVAVNDTFGESGTPEQLLQKYGLTEHDIIRAVQELLF